From a region of the Acinetobacter larvae genome:
- the xseB gene encoding exodeoxyribonuclease VII small subunit, with amino-acid sequence MTDELSFKEAYTILKRNAELLETQEQPDIDQLITVVEESMRAYKSCKHRIDAVQIALEQSFQDDDDAEK; translated from the coding sequence ATGACAGATGAACTAAGCTTTAAAGAAGCCTATACCATTCTTAAAAGAAATGCTGAATTATTGGAAACTCAAGAACAACCCGATATAGACCAACTCATCACTGTGGTTGAAGAGTCGATGCGTGCTTATAAATCTTGTAAACATCGCATAGATGCCGTACAGATTGCGCTAGAACAAAGTTTTCAAGATGATGACGATGCCGAGAAATAA
- the xseA gene encoding exodeoxyribonuclease VII large subunit, producing the protein MSEQQLTLSQYLSLVKEVVHLTFQEGIWVKAEIRNLNIKSGHYYLELAEKDLQTDQVIANCRATIWKSKRDMILKFQRETQIELAKDLNVLILVKARFEPQYGFSLNIEEIDSAFSLGDLAQRYQQIVAQLKQDHLLDRNKQLAMPFNIENVLVIAPENAAGLGDFKKDAQKLEQLGLCRFVYQSATFQGQHAAQSIMQNLAAALKQWAEDFHQAPDLIVIIRGGGAVNDLAYLNDYALATLLCKRTVPIWVGIGHEKDRTILDEIAHRSFDTPSKVIVAIRDYIIERCQYCAYFMQQVKTLSQQRLAFYQQQSLQYIKLTQSIAQQQLKQQRQHILSLKNNSYYFAKQHVKTARREIDGLLRESLLQNPKDVLRKGYAIVRYQQRPLARVQPILQLDLKHAQDITVELYDGEIQAKIQKVMPI; encoded by the coding sequence ATGTCAGAACAACAACTTACGCTCAGCCAATATTTGAGTCTAGTTAAAGAAGTCGTCCACCTGACATTTCAAGAAGGGATTTGGGTTAAAGCTGAAATTAGAAACCTCAATATAAAATCAGGGCATTATTATTTAGAATTAGCAGAAAAAGATCTGCAAACAGATCAGGTGATTGCCAACTGCCGTGCCACCATATGGAAATCTAAACGCGATATGATTTTAAAGTTTCAACGTGAAACACAGATCGAACTCGCCAAAGATTTAAATGTTTTAATTTTAGTTAAAGCACGTTTTGAGCCCCAATATGGCTTTAGTTTAAATATTGAAGAAATTGATAGTGCTTTTAGTTTAGGTGATCTGGCACAGCGCTACCAACAAATCGTGGCGCAACTCAAACAAGACCATTTACTTGACCGTAACAAACAATTGGCGATGCCTTTTAATATTGAAAATGTCTTGGTCATTGCCCCAGAAAATGCCGCTGGTTTAGGTGATTTTAAAAAAGATGCACAAAAATTAGAACAACTGGGTTTATGTCGTTTTGTCTATCAAAGTGCAACATTTCAAGGTCAACATGCCGCACAGAGTATTATGCAAAACTTGGCGGCAGCATTAAAACAGTGGGCTGAAGATTTTCATCAGGCACCCGATCTTATTGTGATTATTCGTGGTGGTGGCGCCGTCAATGACTTAGCTTATTTAAATGATTATGCACTTGCTACACTGCTTTGCAAACGAACAGTACCCATTTGGGTCGGTATCGGGCATGAAAAAGATCGAACCATTTTAGATGAAATAGCACACCGTAGTTTTGATACCCCAAGTAAAGTCATTGTAGCCATACGCGATTATATTATTGAGCGCTGTCAGTACTGTGCTTATTTTATGCAGCAAGTTAAAACTTTATCGCAACAGCGATTGGCATTTTATCAGCAACAGAGCCTACAATATATTAAACTGACACAAAGCATCGCACAGCAACAACTTAAGCAACAACGACAACACATTTTGAGTTTAAAAAATAATAGCTATTATTTTGCCAAGCAACACGTCAAAACTGCCCGTCGTGAAATAGATGGATTATTACGTGAAAGTTTATTGCAAAATCCTAAAGATGTTTTACGCAAAGGCTATGCTATTGTACGCTATCAACAACGTCCTCTCGCCCGTGTTCAACCTATACTTCAATTAGACTTAAAGCATGCACAAGACATCACTGTTGAATTATATGACGGTGAAATTCAAGCAAAAATTCAAAAGGTAATGCCAATATGA
- the crcB gene encoding fluoride efflux transporter CrcB, producing the protein MFYALSSIAIGSVFGAWLRWFISLRYNSTFESIPFGTVLVNLIGAFIIGFAVSFFANSQLSPNAKLCLVTGFCGSLTTFSTFSIEVVALLQNAKFDYAIGLIFIHVLGSLLFTIIGIYSYQLLHHA; encoded by the coding sequence ATGTTCTATGCATTAAGTTCTATTGCAATTGGTTCAGTATTCGGCGCTTGGTTACGTTGGTTTATCAGTTTACGCTATAACAGTACTTTTGAATCTATTCCCTTTGGCACGGTATTGGTCAATCTGATTGGTGCATTTATTATTGGCTTTGCTGTTTCATTTTTTGCCAATAGCCAATTAAGTCCAAATGCAAAACTATGTTTGGTTACTGGCTTCTGCGGTAGCTTAACGACTTTCTCAACCTTTTCTATTGAAGTCGTTGCTCTACTGCAAAATGCCAAATTTGATTATGCGATTGGTCTTATTTTTATTCACGTCTTAGGCTCATTACTCTTTACCATCATTGGCATTTATAGCTACCAATTGCTTCATCATGCTTAG